A window of Paenibacillus sp. 19GGS1-52 contains these coding sequences:
- the ung gene encoding uracil-DNA glycosylase, whose amino-acid sequence MFGNDWDEVLHDEIQKPYFQELSYTLAREYKEHTVYPPKDLLFTALKLTPYSATRIVILGQDPYHGAEQAQGLSFSVKPGVRIPPSLRNIYTELREDIGVPVPNHGSLLHWAEQGVLLLNAVLTVREGLPNSHKGLGWETFTDAIMGKLNERTVPLVFILWGSYAQKKGAYIDSSQHRIIQSPHPSPLSAHRGFLGSRPFSKANQFLESQGLKDIDWMIPNE is encoded by the coding sequence ATATTCGGCAATGATTGGGACGAGGTATTGCATGATGAAATACAAAAGCCGTATTTTCAGGAGCTGTCCTATACATTAGCCAGGGAGTACAAGGAACATACGGTCTATCCGCCCAAAGATTTACTCTTTACGGCTCTCAAGCTGACGCCATATAGTGCGACTCGAATCGTTATTTTGGGCCAGGACCCTTATCATGGCGCGGAGCAGGCTCAGGGCTTGAGCTTCTCGGTGAAGCCGGGTGTGCGTATTCCTCCATCGTTGCGCAATATTTATACGGAGCTTAGGGAGGATATCGGTGTGCCGGTACCTAACCATGGCTCGCTGCTTCATTGGGCAGAGCAAGGTGTTCTGCTACTCAACGCGGTGCTGACCGTTCGGGAGGGTTTACCTAATTCGCATAAGGGACTCGGGTGGGAGACATTTACAGACGCCATTATGGGAAAGCTGAATGAACGGACTGTACCGTTAGTTTTTATATTATGGGGAAGCTATGCGCAGAAAAAAGGGGCCTACATAGATAGTAGCCAGCATCGGATCATTCAGTCTCCGCATCCGAGTCCACTTTCTGCACACCGTGGATTTTTGGGCAGTCGGCCGTTCTCCAAGGCCAATCAATTTTTGGAATCTCAGGGTCTGAAGGATATAGATTGGATGATACCGAACGAATAG
- a CDS encoding AI-2E family transporter, giving the protein MLQSKYFRTSLAIISFLLILFLGSKVIFLFTPLVEIFNLLLVPMMLSGFMYYLLRPLVSLLEKKKLNRAVSILLIYIIFIGLFVLFWVLVWPTLQEQIQNFIDNTPYLVQGLQNQFNKLQDNPALSRFFKGDSDLATRLSGYLNDAITWVTNSMSNLIGVISSIVVIIATLPIILYYMLKDGHKLSPILQGLIPKKYRKEGQDMLKDIDSALSSFIVTRVLLNVVLGIMLYIGFLIIGLPYSLLLALISIPLNFIPYVGSLLAAVPVLIVGFIESPTLALWALIIIVIAQQIQDNVLSPIIYGKSLDVHPLTTVVLVLIGGDFFGIIGVLIALPVYMIIKIIFLRIYEIIVAERVEEVPEQVPVTKEEPL; this is encoded by the coding sequence TTGCTGCAAAGTAAATATTTTCGGACAAGTCTGGCCATAATCTCTTTTTTACTTATTCTGTTCTTGGGCTCCAAGGTTATTTTTCTATTCACGCCTTTAGTTGAAATCTTCAATCTGCTGCTCGTGCCTATGATGCTGTCTGGCTTCATGTACTATCTATTGCGGCCGCTCGTTAGTCTGCTTGAGAAGAAAAAGCTGAACCGTGCCGTTTCCATTCTATTAATCTATATTATATTCATCGGATTGTTCGTGCTCTTCTGGGTGCTGGTCTGGCCAACCCTGCAGGAACAAATTCAAAACTTCATCGATAATACCCCTTACCTGGTGCAAGGGCTTCAGAATCAGTTCAACAAACTGCAGGACAACCCAGCGTTATCACGTTTTTTCAAAGGTGATTCCGATCTGGCGACCCGGCTTTCAGGATATTTGAATGATGCCATCACCTGGGTAACCAATTCTATGTCTAATCTGATCGGTGTTATTTCCAGTATTGTAGTGATTATTGCCACTTTGCCGATCATTCTCTATTACATGCTGAAAGATGGCCACAAGCTGTCGCCAATACTTCAAGGGCTGATTCCTAAGAAGTACCGTAAAGAAGGACAGGATATGCTGAAGGATATTGACAGTGCACTCAGCAGCTTTATCGTTACACGCGTTCTGTTGAACGTCGTCTTGGGTATCATGCTATATATCGGCTTTCTGATCATTGGACTGCCTTATTCTTTACTGCTTGCTTTAATCTCAATTCCACTAAACTTTATTCCTTATGTCGGGTCCCTGCTTGCTGCCGTCCCTGTCCTCATTGTAGGCTTTATTGAATCTCCTACCTTGGCTTTATGGGCGCTTATCATTATCGTGATTGCGCAGCAGATTCAGGATAATGTGCTTTCCCCGATTATTTACGGCAAATCGCTGGATGTACATCCGTTAACCACGGTTGTACTCGTGCTGATAGGCGGAGATTTCTTCGGTATCATCGGGGTGCTGATCGCACTTCCGGTCTACATGATAATCAAGATCATTTTCCTGCGGATCTATGAGATTATTGTTGCGGAACGGGTCGAAGAGGTCCCGGAGCAAGTGCCGGTCACTAAAGAAGAACCACTATAA
- a CDS encoding DeoR/GlpR family DNA-binding transcription regulator, which translates to MQFEEERKRSIVQFVEQHSRGSVQELSQKMGVSESTVRRDLKELEEARLLKRTHGGAVSLQSVNFEAAIPDKADRFLDEKLRIARKAVEMIREGDAILLDGGTTTLQIARELKTFSNIKVITNSIMALNELKDCRNIEVSITGGMLRPDTMAFVGPMTERSLDMVRVDKAFLGTNGLDLHEGITTPNMLEAATKRKMIAVAKQVILLADHSKIGQISFCKVADLTEMNHCILDSGVPESFIRGITSLGVDFTLV; encoded by the coding sequence GTGCAGTTTGAGGAAGAAAGAAAGCGGAGTATCGTGCAGTTTGTAGAGCAGCATTCGCGAGGCTCTGTTCAGGAGCTCAGTCAGAAGATGGGTGTTTCCGAATCTACAGTGCGCCGAGATCTTAAAGAGCTAGAAGAAGCGAGGTTGCTAAAGCGCACCCATGGCGGTGCAGTCTCCTTACAAAGCGTTAACTTTGAGGCAGCCATACCGGACAAGGCAGATCGTTTCCTGGATGAGAAGCTGCGGATTGCCCGCAAGGCTGTGGAAATGATCCGTGAGGGCGATGCCATCCTGCTGGATGGTGGAACCACGACCCTGCAGATTGCCAGAGAGCTGAAGACTTTCTCGAATATCAAGGTAATCACCAATTCAATCATGGCTCTGAATGAGCTGAAGGATTGCCGGAATATTGAAGTCTCCATCACGGGTGGGATGCTGCGGCCGGATACGATGGCTTTTGTAGGGCCGATGACCGAGCGTTCTCTTGATATGGTTCGGGTGGATAAGGCATTTCTCGGCACCAACGGATTGGATTTACATGAAGGCATCACCACACCGAATATGTTGGAAGCGGCCACGAAGCGCAAGATGATTGCTGTAGCCAAGCAGGTTATATTGCTTGCTGATCATAGTAAGATTGGCCAGATCTCTTTTTGCAAGGTAGCAGACCTAACGGAAATGAATCATTGCATTCTCGATTCGGGCGTACCAGAGAGCTTCATTCGGGGGATTACAAGCTTAGGCGTTGACTTCACGCTGGTATGA
- the pfkB gene encoding 1-phosphofructokinase → MKKLVITVTLNPALDKTVTIDGLEVGGLNRVNDIRTDAGGKGINVAKVLKGFHEEVSAVGYIGGHNGKLILERLEQEDIRHSFTETLAETRMNLKVVDSNVQVTTEINERGGTVSVPERNLFHESLRLLLEEAYILVLGGSVPPGIESSEYALLIEAARSKGVKTILDADGDALRYGLKAGPDVIKPNIHELEQLVGTTLATEQEIVRAARQLIAEGTHWVIVSMGGEGSVAVSKEEAIRARPFSIKPESTVGAGDSMVAAIASSLIHGRSLTDTLCWATAAGSVTASKPGTQVCGPEEVIARLQDVGITSIEV, encoded by the coding sequence ATGAAGAAATTAGTCATCACAGTTACCCTGAATCCGGCTTTAGACAAAACAGTAACGATTGACGGTCTGGAGGTTGGCGGACTGAATCGAGTCAACGATATCCGCACGGATGCGGGCGGCAAGGGAATTAACGTTGCTAAAGTATTGAAGGGCTTTCATGAAGAGGTATCTGCAGTTGGATATATCGGTGGACATAATGGCAAGCTGATCCTTGAACGGTTGGAGCAGGAAGATATCCGGCATTCTTTTACGGAAACGCTGGCAGAGACGAGAATGAACCTCAAGGTTGTGGACAGTAATGTTCAGGTCACGACGGAGATTAACGAGCGTGGGGGTACAGTATCGGTGCCTGAGCGAAATCTTTTTCACGAGTCACTAAGGCTGCTGCTTGAAGAGGCATACATCCTCGTACTGGGAGGCAGTGTTCCTCCGGGAATAGAGTCTTCAGAGTATGCCCTGTTGATTGAGGCTGCCAGGAGTAAAGGGGTCAAGACCATTCTGGATGCTGATGGTGACGCACTGAGATATGGCTTGAAGGCTGGACCGGATGTGATCAAACCGAATATTCATGAGCTGGAACAGCTGGTCGGTACGACGCTTGCGACCGAACAAGAGATTGTCCGAGCAGCCCGACAGCTGATTGCCGAAGGCACTCATTGGGTCATTGTCTCCATGGGGGGCGAAGGCAGTGTGGCCGTCAGTAAAGAGGAAGCCATTCGAGCTCGTCCATTTAGCATTAAGCCCGAAAGCACTGTAGGCGCTGGAGATTCCATGGTAGCAGCGATTGCCTCAAGCTTAATTCATGGGCGCAGTCTTACCGACACACTTTGCTGGGCTACAGCGGCCGGCAGTGTAACCGCCTCCAAACCGGGGACCCAAGTCTGCGGCCCCGAAGAGGTTATTGCCCGCCTGCAAGACGTTGGGATTACAAGCATTGAAGTATAG
- a CDS encoding fructose-specific PTS transporter subunit EIIC: MKKLLAVTACPTGIAHTYMAAESLQKAAGEMNVPIKVETRGAIGIENELSAAEIAEAHAIIIAADTDVDEARFAGKPIVRVPVAQGIKIPGKLIDQALALQASTASAAPQAGSSVGSSERSENSFYKNLMNGVSHMLPLVVAGGLLIALSFFKLNPEEGTFFANLLQIGGAAMGLMVPILAAFIAFSIGGKPALAPGLVGGMLSKDLGAGFLGGILAGFLAGYIARYLIKYIKLPKSMEGLKPLLIVPLLSVFIIGMLMIYVIGTPIKDLMDALTIWLQNIGSGNKILLGAILGGMMAIDMGGPFNKTAYTFAVGLLASGVYGPMAAVMAAGMTPPLGIWLATVLAPKKFTLEEREAGKAASILGLSFITEGAIPFGAADPLRIIPAFMIGSGLTGALSMVFDATLRAPHGGIFVLAVPNAIGQPMMYLLAIVVGTVVTALLVNLFKRNKPAIGVGSK, translated from the coding sequence ATGAAAAAACTATTAGCGGTTACAGCTTGTCCCACCGGAATCGCCCACACTTATATGGCAGCTGAATCCCTGCAAAAGGCAGCAGGAGAAATGAATGTCCCAATCAAGGTAGAGACACGGGGGGCCATCGGTATTGAGAATGAATTGAGCGCAGCAGAAATTGCTGAAGCTCATGCCATCATCATTGCAGCGGATACGGATGTGGATGAAGCGCGTTTTGCAGGCAAACCTATCGTGCGGGTTCCTGTTGCCCAAGGGATCAAGATTCCTGGCAAACTGATTGATCAGGCATTGGCTTTGCAGGCTTCAACAGCCTCAGCAGCTCCGCAAGCTGGATCATCCGTAGGTAGCAGCGAGCGTTCCGAAAATTCATTTTATAAAAATCTAATGAATGGTGTATCCCATATGCTGCCGCTGGTAGTTGCTGGGGGTCTCTTGATCGCCTTATCCTTCTTTAAGCTTAATCCGGAAGAAGGAACCTTTTTCGCCAACCTATTGCAAATAGGCGGCGCAGCGATGGGACTTATGGTGCCCATTCTGGCAGCGTTCATTGCCTTTTCCATTGGTGGTAAACCTGCTCTGGCTCCAGGTCTTGTAGGTGGTATGTTGTCGAAAGACCTTGGTGCCGGCTTCCTAGGCGGCATACTCGCCGGTTTCCTGGCGGGTTATATCGCCAGATATTTGATCAAATATATCAAACTGCCGAAATCGATGGAAGGTCTTAAACCACTGCTTATCGTGCCTTTGCTGTCGGTATTTATCATCGGTATGCTTATGATTTATGTCATTGGAACCCCGATTAAAGATTTGATGGACGCTTTGACGATTTGGCTACAAAATATTGGTTCGGGCAATAAAATATTGCTAGGCGCCATATTAGGCGGCATGATGGCGATCGATATGGGTGGACCTTTTAATAAAACAGCTTATACCTTTGCTGTAGGTTTGCTGGCAAGTGGTGTATATGGCCCTATGGCTGCTGTAATGGCCGCGGGTATGACCCCGCCACTTGGCATCTGGCTGGCTACCGTATTGGCTCCAAAGAAATTTACGCTAGAAGAACGCGAAGCTGGTAAAGCCGCTTCCATACTGGGGCTCTCCTTTATTACTGAAGGTGCAATTCCATTTGGAGCTGCTGACCCACTGCGCATCATTCCAGCCTTTATGATCGGCTCTGGCCTGACCGGAGCACTATCCATGGTATTTGATGCTACACTACGTGCACCGCATGGCGGCATCTTCGTTCTGGCAGTTCCTAATGCGATCGGTCAGCCAATGATGTACCTGCTTGCTATTGTAGTCGGTACTGTTGTAACAGCCTTGTTGGTTAACTTGTTCAAAAGAAATAAACCTGCGATTGGAGTTGGCTCTAAATGA
- a CDS encoding fructose PTS transporter subunit IIA has protein sequence MNIHELLTEETIFLPLETGTKDTIITQMTAGLKLSGSVTDAEQYVRDVLIREATGSTGIGFGVAIPHGKSVGVAKPGLALARLSEPTDWDSLDGTPVSIVFLIAVPQENVGNEHLKILVALSRKLIHDEFRESLLNAGSKQELIDILKNM, from the coding sequence ATGAATATTCATGAACTATTGACGGAAGAAACGATATTCCTGCCCCTGGAAACAGGAACTAAAGATACTATTATCACCCAGATGACCGCAGGGCTTAAGCTCTCCGGTTCGGTAACAGATGCCGAGCAATATGTGCGTGATGTGCTGATTCGTGAAGCTACCGGTTCTACGGGCATCGGTTTTGGAGTGGCAATCCCCCATGGCAAATCTGTCGGAGTAGCAAAACCAGGGCTGGCCTTAGCCCGCTTGAGCGAGCCTACCGACTGGGATTCCCTTGATGGTACGCCTGTATCCATTGTATTTCTAATCGCTGTGCCTCAGGAGAACGTTGGCAATGAGCATTTGAAGATTCTGGTGGCACTGTCCCGCAAGCTAATTCATGATGAATTCCGCGAGTCGCTGCTGAATGCAGGCAGCAAGCAGGAGTTAATCGATATTCTCAAAAATATGTAG
- a CDS encoding Crp/Fnr family transcriptional regulator codes for MILHKGEVLFRQGDGCEFLYQVKNGLFKVTRLHENGNMVLFNILYPGETVPHHSLISPKEAHGTAVAMMKSEVEIISAAEWYRQLREEPGKALEIALLLQEKVRFMQTRLDHLTVGTPGERMELLTRWFNDYAHGTSLTDLLTQEEIGQLIGVRRETVNRLMRNSV; via the coding sequence ATGATACTGCACAAAGGGGAGGTCTTGTTCCGGCAAGGCGACGGCTGCGAGTTCCTGTATCAGGTCAAAAACGGGCTGTTCAAGGTAACGAGACTACATGAGAACGGGAATATGGTGTTGTTCAACATACTATATCCTGGAGAGACAGTTCCCCATCATTCCTTGATTTCGCCAAAGGAGGCGCATGGAACAGCGGTTGCGATGATGAAGAGTGAAGTAGAGATAATTTCGGCTGCGGAATGGTATCGACAGCTGCGTGAAGAACCAGGTAAAGCGCTGGAGATAGCGCTCCTCCTTCAGGAGAAGGTGCGCTTCATGCAGACACGGCTTGATCACCTTACAGTTGGGACCCCAGGTGAGCGGATGGAGCTGCTGACCCGCTGGTTTAATGACTATGCTCATGGGACCTCGCTAACAGACCTATTAACACAGGAAGAGATTGGACAATTAATTGGAGTCAGACGTGAAACGGTCAACCGGCTAATGCGCAATTCTGTGTAA
- a CDS encoding YitT family protein, giving the protein MRNHNGVSYLLRLTVILFGTFLLAFTYYHINYQNHLTEGGFVGLSLLGKYVLGVSPSISILILDIPVLLVAMLFKGKAFVCNTFVSVAAFTIFYGLMERYSGLVINLQDNLPLAALLSGVLTGLGAGLVLRGGGASGGDDILSLLISEWKGIKVGTVFILMDVIVLALSLFYMPLKETLYTVIAVVVAGYVITLTTSLGKPKLAKMPKIQPTLGKAQNIR; this is encoded by the coding sequence ATGAGGAACCACAACGGAGTAAGTTATCTGCTCCGATTGACAGTCATTTTGTTTGGAACATTTTTGCTTGCATTTACTTATTACCACATTAATTATCAGAATCATTTGACCGAGGGCGGGTTCGTAGGTTTGTCGCTGCTCGGCAAATATGTATTAGGGGTTTCGCCTTCAATTTCTATTCTTATTCTGGACATTCCAGTACTCTTGGTCGCTATGCTATTCAAAGGGAAAGCGTTCGTCTGCAATACATTTGTGTCTGTAGCAGCCTTTACAATCTTTTATGGACTGATGGAACGTTATTCCGGTTTGGTCATTAATCTGCAGGATAATTTGCCGCTTGCGGCGTTGTTGTCTGGTGTACTTACAGGTTTAGGAGCAGGGTTGGTCCTGCGTGGCGGCGGGGCAAGTGGCGGAGATGATATTTTGTCGCTGCTGATCAGTGAATGGAAAGGTATTAAAGTAGGTACGGTTTTCATCCTGATGGATGTAATCGTTCTGGCGTTATCACTCTTTTATATGCCTCTCAAGGAAACTTTGTATACCGTAATTGCAGTGGTCGTAGCTGGCTATGTTATTACGTTAACTACTTCTTTGGGCAAGCCGAAGCTGGCGAAGATGCCAAAGATTCAGCCAACACTCGGCAAGGCGCAGAATATACGATAA